A stretch of DNA from Candidatus Brocadiia bacterium:
CAAGAACCCGAAGCGGAGCCGGCTAAGGGCGGCGACCAGCCGGCCCAGAAGGTTTTGGACAATATGACATATTCCCGCAAGGCTGATTATAGTACCATGTCCAGATTGATTCAAGAGGATGTTGTCCTGCTGGGGTGCCGGGACGATGACCCGGAGGGTTATGAGGACCAGGTCCAGGAAGTAATGAAAGCCTTAAGCATCAGTTATACCGGAGTGACTCGTCAGGAGTTGGAAACATATAATTTTTCCAAGACCGCTGCCTTGTTGTGTAACTGTAGCGAGCAGGGCGTTTCCCAGAAGGCGGCCGATAACATCAAGACTTTCCTGGCCAAAGGCGGGTACCTGTTTGCTACGGATTGGGCCATAGACGGAGTTATCCGCAAGGTGGCGCCGGGCAGTCTTAAGTCGTTGGGCATGGGCAGCCAGCAGGGCAAGCAGATGACTATGGTTTCGCCGTTCGAGAAGAATAAAGAGCATTTATTTTTAAGGGGTGTTTTTCCCAAGGACAAGCCCAGCCTGCAGTGGATGTTGGATCAGGGTTTCAAATATTACTCGGCCGAAAAGCCCGAAAACGTAACGGTGTTGATTGTGGGCGATGAGAAGATGAAAAAGGAATACCGCACTGACTTGGTGGTCGTTTGTTGGATTTATAACGGCAAGGGTGGCTATAACCCCAAGTTTAATGAGGAACAGCAGAGTAAGACCGGGGATTACTTAACCAAGCGCGCCAAGCAAGGCGTGATAATGTATGTTAACAGCCACTTCTATATGCAAAAAGTCGGGCTTAAGGACGTTCAGGGCAATTCATCGATGTACCAGTTGATTGCTAACTTCCTGATAGACGCCAAATTGGCCAAGAATGCTCGTTTGCAAAAGAAGTGATATTTAATCCAGGGCTTCCAGCGCCGCTTTGATTATCCCTTGCTCATTGAGTCCAAGCATATCTAAAAGCTTATCCCTCGAGCCGTGTTCGATGAACCGGTCAGGTATGCCCAGTCGGATAATTACAGGTTTACTGATTATGTTTGCGGATTGATTGACAAACTCCAATACGGCGCTTCCGAATCCTCCGGTAAGCACATGTTCCTCCGCAGTGATGATGAATGGCATCCGTCCGGCCAGTTCGGCGATGAGCTCTTCATCCAGCGGCTTGGCGAAGCGGGCGTTGACCACGGTTAGTTCGATGCCTTTACCGGCCAAGGTTAACGCGGCGCGATAAGCCGGATAAACCATAGAGCCGTAGGCGATAATGGCGCCGGCCTTTCCTTCCTTAAGAATCTCGGATTTACCAAGTTTTAGTTCGGTATCAGACATTTTTGGTTCCGCGTCCGGCGCGGTTGTCCGTGGATACCTGATGAAGGTTGGCTGGTTTAGCGTGGCCGCAAACCGGAGCATGGTTTTCAGTTCCGGTCCGTCTTTGGGCGCCATGAGCACGAATTCGGGGAACATCCTCAGGTAAGCGATATCATAAACGCCGTGGTGGGTTGGGCCGTCGCTGCCGACCAGCCCGGACCGGTCCAGCGTAAATACGGCCTTAGTTTTTTGCAAGGCTACCTCGTGGAAGAGCTGGTCAAAAGCCCTTTGGAGGAAGGTGGAATATATGGCTACCAGCGGCTGCAGGCCGCCTTTGGCCAGCCCGCAGGCCAGTCCGATGGCGTGCTGTTCACAGATGCCTACATCATAATATCGTTCTGGTAACGCCTGCTGGAACTTGACCAGCCCGGTGCCATCCGGCATGGCCGCGGTGATAGCGACTATTTTTTCGTTGGACTTGCCCAATTCCACCGCTGCATCGGCAAAGATATCGGTGTAGTTAGGCGACGGCGGCTTGGGCGGAGTATTGCACTCTATGGGTTGTTTCGACTGGGCTTTACCCGGCCCGATGCCGTGCATCCGGTAAGGGTCTTCCAGTGCGTCCGGCGAGCCGCAGCCTTTTTCGGTCAGGACGTGCAGGATAACCGGCTTTTTAAAGCGCTGGATTTCCTTGAGGTTCTTAATCAGAAGGGGGATATTATGACCGTTGACCGGGCCGTAATAAGACCAGCCCAATTCCTCAAAGATAAAACCGCCCAATACGCCGACGGCGGCGGAGCGGATATGGGTCAGGGCTTTTTCCATGGGCTGGCCGACCATGGGAATCCGGTCCAGCGCCGAATAGACGTCTTTCTTAAGGTTTTCGTAGAGATGGGTCATCCGGAGCTTGTTGAGGTAATTAGCCATGGCGCCGATGGTGCGCGAGATGGACATGGTGTTGTCATTAATGATGACAATGATATCTTTTTTCAGCGCACCGGCCTGGTTTAAGGCCTCCCAGGACATGCCGCAGGTCATGGCCCCGTCGCCGACTACAGCGATGACTTTTTGATCGCGCCGGGAAATCTTGTTGGCGCAGGCGATGCCCAGGGCGGTGGAGATAGCCGTGCCGGCATGGCCGACCGTAAAGGTGTCAAATGCGCTTTCTTTGGGGTTAGTGAATCCGCTCATTCCATTCTGGGTGCGTAGAGTATCAAACTCCTTATTCCGTCCGCTCAGGATTTTATGGGCGTAGCA
This window harbors:
- the dxs gene encoding 1-deoxy-D-xylulose-5-phosphate synthase; the encoded protein is MSLLETITSPTEIKKIPFEELPKLAEEIRQRIMNVVNKNGGHLGSNLGVIELTIALYHVFNFPTDQIIWDVSHQCYAHKILSGRNKEFDTLRTQNGMSGFTNPKESAFDTFTVGHAGTAISTALGIACANKISRRDQKVIAVVGDGAMTCGMSWEALNQAGALKKDIIVIINDNTMSISRTIGAMANYLNKLRMTHLYENLKKDVYSALDRIPMVGQPMEKALTHIRSAAVGVLGGFIFEELGWSYYGPVNGHNIPLLIKNLKEIQRFKKPVILHVLTEKGCGSPDALEDPYRMHGIGPGKAQSKQPIECNTPPKPPSPNYTDIFADAAVELGKSNEKIVAITAAMPDGTGLVKFQQALPERYYDVGICEQHAIGLACGLAKGGLQPLVAIYSTFLQRAFDQLFHEVALQKTKAVFTLDRSGLVGSDGPTHHGVYDIAYLRMFPEFVLMAPKDGPELKTMLRFAATLNQPTFIRYPRTTAPDAEPKMSDTELKLGKSEILKEGKAGAIIAYGSMVYPAYRAALTLAGKGIELTVVNARFAKPLDEELIAELAGRMPFIITAEEHVLTGGFGSAVLEFVNQSANIISKPVIIRLGIPDRFIEHGSRDKLLDMLGLNEQGIIKAALEALD